A region of the Geomonas subterranea genome:
CGACTGCGGACTGCGCTTCCAGGTCTGGAACCGTTACATGGAGCAGCTGTCCGGCCATAGCGCCGGGGACGTCATCGGCAAGCTTCCCCAGGAGGTCTTTCCTATGCTCGAGCATTCGGGGGTAGTCGAGAGGCTGCGGCGCGTTCTTGCCGGCGACGGCGTCACCTCCGACGAGGTCGAATTGAGGCTCCCGGGCAGCGGCCGCACCATCTGGCATTCGGACACCCTGGCCCCGCTAAAAAATGCCAGCGGCGAGATCGTCGGCGTCATCGCCACCGTGCGCGACATCACCGAGCGCAAGCAGACCGAGGAGCAGCTGCGGCAGGCGCTGAAGATGGAATCGGTGGGGAGGCTCGCGGGAGGGGTGGCCCACGACTTCAACAACATGCTCACCGTAATCATGGGGCAGGCGCAACTGGCCCAGATGAAGATCGCCCCCGGTCACCCGCTGTGGCAGCCGCTGGAACAGATCGGGACCGCGGCGCAGCGCTCGAGCCAGATCACCCGCCAGTTGCTCGCCTTCTCCCGCAAGGAGATCATCGAACCGCGTCCGGTGGATCTGAACCAGCTGATCACCGAGGCGCAGAAGACGCTGCTGAGGCTGATCGAGGAGAACATCACGCTGCACTGCCTGCCGGGGGCCGACCTCTGGCCGGTCAAGATGGACCCCTCACAGGTCGACCAGGTGCTGGTCAACCTCGCCGTAAACGCCCGCGACGCCATGCCCAACGGGGGCGTCCTCTCCATACACACCGACAACGTCCACCTGAGCCAGAAGAGCTGCCAGTACCTGCACGACGCGGTGCCGGGCGATTACGTGCAGCTTGTCGTGAGCGACACCGGGGTGGGGATGGAGGCGGAGGTGCTCGAACACCTCTTCGAACCGTTCTACACGACCAAGGGGGTGGGCAAGGGGACAGGCCTGGGGCTTGCCACCGTGTACGGCATCGTCCGGCAAAACGGCGGCTTCATCAACGTCTACTCCGAGGTCGGGCACGGTACCTCCTTCAAGATCTTCCTCCCGCGCACCAGCGGGGATGCCCCGGCCGGGACTCAGCGCAGGTGCGCCGACGTCCGGATCGGCTCAGGCACCGTGCTGCTGGTCGAGGACAACGACATGGTGCGCAGGGTTACCAGGTCGTACCTCGAGGAGTTGGGATACCACGTGATCGTTGCCGACACCCCCAGGGGGGGGATAGATATCTGCAACGACCGGCAGAACAAGATCGACCTGGTGCTGACCGACGTCATCATGCCCGGCATGAGCGGCAACGAGATGGTGCACGAGATCAAAGCGCACTTTCCCGAGGTGAAAGTGCTGTTCATGTCCGGCTACACGGCCGACCTGGTGGCGAGAAGCGGCGTGGTCGAAGAGGGAATGCACTTCATCCAGAAACCGTTCGACATCAGCACCCTTTCCGTCAAAATCGAGGACACCTTCCTTTGCGACGACTGACCGGCTCCCGCGACGTTTTCCCAACCGGCTGGAGGTAGCTTGAACCGGCCGGTTTTTTTTGTTGACATTAGTTGGCCGTCAAACTAAATTCCGCTGTCATGGAAACCAGAAACATCGCCACCATCATCAGCGAGACGCGCGCGGGGATCAACCGGTACCTGCTCCAGGAGCTCAAGCGGCTGGGGATCGACGGGCTCGCCCCTTCGCACGGCGCCATCCTGTACCATCTCTTCAACAACGAAGAGGTCACCATGAAGGACCTGGCCAAGGCGGTGCGCCGGGACAAGTCGACGGTGACGGCGCTGGTAGGGAAGCTGGTTGCCAACGGCTACGTGGACAAGGTGAGCAGCACCGTCGACCAAAGGACCGTGTACGTCAGGCTTTCGCAGCGGGGGCAGGCGCTGCGCCCCGTATTCGAGGAGGTGTCGCGCAACCTTATCGATCAGATGTGGCGCGGCGTCGACGGCGCCGAGCAGCGCGAGCTGGTGCGCCTTTTGAAGAAGATCCGCGCCAACCTGCCCTAGGCCTTCGTCCCTTCCGTCCTGCATCTCTTTCATCCCCTTCATCCCTGTTAAAAATCCAAACGCCCTCCCCTCCCGCAAGCCATGGAATCGACGCGCTCCCGACGGAGCTGGGCGAATGATTATTCGCCCCTACAGTGGTCATCGCTCCCCTCCCTTGATCCCGGAGCGGGACCGTGGGGGCGATGTACCTGAGGATCAACGCGGCGCGCGCGGCGACACCCGAACTGCGGGAGCCGAACCGGTACTTCCTGGGACTCACGGGGGGAGGGTTCCACGAGGAGATCTTTTCGGTCGCGCGCTGGCGCGCGGAGGAGGGGGAGAGGGACGCGGTGACGCTGGTGTTCGTGAACCTGAGCGTATCCAACGGCAACGCCGGGACCTTCCGCCTGCCCGACAGCATCCGGCTATCGGGTCTTTACCAGGTGAGGAACCTGGTGGCGGACGACGCGGACCGCAGGCTGTGGCCGGCGCCGCGCGACGCGCGGGAGATCTATCAGGAGGGGGTCTTCGTCGTCTTCACCCTTCCCAACGAGGTGCAGTACCTGAAGCTGGTTCCGGTCTGACCGCTGTCAAGCCAGCCTCTCCAGCACGAAGCCGGCGATGGTGTGGGCGATCCGGTCGGAAGAACAGCGGTCGTTGTTGAAGAGGAGATCGTAGAGGGCGGGATCGTGCCCGTCCTGGTTGAGAAAGTCCTTGGTGAAGCGATCGCGCACCTTTTGCTGGCGGTGCATGAGCTTCTCGGCCTCCTCCTCTTCGATGCCGAGGCGGCGGGCGAGGGTCGAGATCTTGAATCGCTCGGAGCCGTAGATCCTGAAGTGGTAGGAGTGCTCCAGGTGCCTCGCCACGATGGCCCCGCCGAGATCGAGGATCAGGACGTTCCCCTGCTCCGCGAGCGCCACCACGTGCTGGGAAAGCGGCAGGAAATAGTCGTAATTGCTCTTCCAGCGGGAGGAGAAGGTGGCGAGGATCTCGGAGAGAAGCCGGTTGTTTTCCCCCAGCGTCTTCAGGATCTCCCGGGAAAGGTTGTGGCGCTTGGCCACCTCCTCGATGATCGCCCTGTCCACCAGGACCCATTCCTCCCCGGTCTTTCGCATCAGGATGTCGCGCAGCAGTTCCGCGGTGGGGTAGCCGGTGCAGCCGTACTCCCTCGATATGGTGATGCAGGGGCGGGCTTTCGGCTTGGCGTGCCGGGAGGCCGCCTTCTCCTTCTGTCTGCGGTTGTACTCCTCGAGGCTCCCGATCCTCAGGTCCACCGAGGGTATGAACAGGTTGTCAGGCATGATCCCCCCTTCGCGCGGCACTAGCCGCTCATCTCCTTCAATTCCCGTATCAGGTCCACCTGGCGCTGAAAGATGAACCGCGAGAGTACCCCCTCGATCTGGGGATCGGAGCCGATCGAAAAGCGGCACAACTCGCCGCCGTCCGCTTCGGCCAGTTCCACCACCGTCGCCGGCAGTTCCAGCGGGGTCACCGTGTTGTGCAGCAGGTTGGGTATCATGACCTTCAGCAGCACCTCGTCCCCCTTTTCCAGCAGGCTCCGCTCTGAGCTCAGCGCCGAGAAGCCGCCCAGTGATACATCGAGCGCCTTCGCCGCGACCTTCCGCCCCGCGATCGTTATCTCGGCGTCAGCAGGGGGCTCCAGTTCGAGCCGCAGCGAGGCGCGCTGCTCCACCATCAGGTCCACGTAGCTGAAGTTGTGCAGCGACGCCATCATGCGCCGCACGTCCGCGTCCTTGACCTCGGCAAGCAGGGTATGGGCGAAGGTGCCGCACTTGATGCAGGTCCGCCCGGAGATCCCCAGGGCCACCGCCTGCTGCGGGTGCACGTCCAGTTCCAGGATCTCCCCGCTGACTTCCACCAGGGTCGCCGGATAGCTGATCGGCAGCCCCTTGTAGTAGTTAAGCAGTTTCACCCCGACGCCCGGACCGCGCTTGACAAGATCCCTGAAGCCGCCGAGGATCTCGGCGCAGTCCGCCTCTGTGGACGCTTTCACCATGGTCCGGTAGAAATTAGGTTCCATGGAAAATCCTTGTCAGAGCAGCCCGTGGCGCTGCAGCACGGCCATCAAATCGGCCCGCGATACGGGTTTGACCAGGTAGTCCGTGCAGTCGCCGTCCCACATCGCCTCCTCCATGTTGGCGGGAGAGTTCAAGGAGGTGGTCATGATGATCACGCTCTTGCGCCCTGCCGTCCCCTCTTCCTTTTCGGCCTTGCGCATCAGCCGCAGCGCTTGCTGCCCGTCCATCTCCGGCATGACGATATCGAGCAGCACCAGGTCGAAAGGAGGCCCCTGTCGCAGCGCGGCGCTGAACAGATCCACCCCTTCCCGCCCGTTGCCCGCCGTCTCGATATCCGCCACCCCCTGCAGGAACATCATGAGCCCCTCACGCAGGAATTCGTTGTCTTCAATGATCAGGCACTTCATATCGCTCCCCCAACGGCCACGCCCGTGGCGCCGCGGCTGATTTCCCGGCCGTCATCCGCACGCCGCCGGTGATCCACTGCCATCCTTATCGGCGTCGTTTCATGAGCCTTGAATGCCGCTTACTGTTTTGTTTCCTGTGACGGCTCGAGCCGCTCCGCGCCTTCCTCCTCGAGCGCCAGTCGCACCGCCGCCTCGAAGCCGGTGAGCGGGATGGGGAGGATCTTCCGGATTTCCTGGTCGTGGCAGATGACCTCGTTGCCCAGCCCCTCTATGAGCGGCATGGAAATGGAGGGCTTCACGGGCGTGATAAGCCAGACCCAGTAGGAGGAGAGTTTCGGGGTGAGAAACGGGACCGGGATGATCTTGATGGACTTCTTTTCCACCGCCGCGAAGTGCTCCATCATCTCCCTGTAGGAGAGGAGTTCCGGTCCGCCGACGTCGTAGGTCTTCCCGGCCGTGCGCGGGTCCTTCAGGCACCCCACCAGGTAGGCGATCACGTCCTGCACCGCGATGAACTGGCACTTGGTCGAGACCCAGCGCGGCGTGATCATGACCGGAAGCCTCTCCACGAGGTAACGGATCATCTCGAAGGAGGCGCCCCCCGCGCCGATGATGACGGCGGCCCTCAGGTAGGTGGTCTGGAAGGCGCCGCGCTGCAGGATCCTGGCAACCTCCAGGCGGCTCGCCAGGTGCTCGGAGAGTTGGTCCCCCTCCTCCCCCAGCCCCCCGAGGTAGATGACCCGCTTCACCCCCTGCATCTCCGCCGCAGCCACGAAGTTCTCCGCCGCCTGCCGGTCGCGCCGCTCAAAGCCGGCGCGCTCCCCGGCCATGGCGTGCACCAGGTAGTAGGCCGTCTCGATCCCCCGCAGGGGAGCGAGCAGCGAGTTGCGCTGCAACAGGTCCCCCTGGGCCACCTCCACCTGCGGCGGGAAGGGGGCGTCGGGCCGGCGCACCAGGCAGCGCACCGGGATCCCTTCCGCTGTCAGCGCGTCGACGAGCCTCCTCCCTATGAAACCGGTGGCTCCGGTTATCAGTACCTTCGCTTTGGCGTTCTCACTCTGGCTCAAGAGCATCTCCGCTGTTACTGTTCTTTGGGGACATCCGAATTGAATCAGTTTAGGTGCTGGACACTCAAAGTCAACACCGCCCGAACCTGCGCGGCAAGCGTCTCATTCAATGGAAGTTTGCCGCTTTAAAACCTGCCCCGCATCCATTATCATTGCTACCTGGCCCCGCATCATCCGGGAGCCAACATCAGTCACGCAAGGAGAAAACGTCATGAAAGTCATGGTTGACCTGTGCATCGTCCCGCTGGGTGTCGGCGTATCCCTTTCCAGCTACATCGCTGCCTGCGAAAAGGTTCTGAACGACGCCGGCCTGAAGATCGCGCTGCATTCCTACGGGACCAACATCGAAGGGGAGTGGGACGACGTATTCGCCGCCATCAAGCGCTGTCATGAGACGGTTCACGCCATGGGCGCCCCGCGCATCACCTCCACCGTTAAGCTCGGCACCCGCACCGACCGGGAGCAGAGCATGGAGGACAAGATCAGGAGCGTGAAGGAGAAGATGTAAGGCTCCCCTGTGCGGAGAGGTTCGAGCCGCTTGCAAAACGTGCATCCCCACATATATTTCAACAGTCCCGGCTGGCCGCGCCGGGAGGGACGTCAATCTTTTCCCATGGGAGGTTCGTCTATGTCGAAGAAACTGGTGATGTGCTTTGATGGGACCTGGAACAAACCGGACGAGAAAAGCGACGGGAGAGACACCAACACCAACGTGGAAAGGCTCTTCGTCTCCATCGCCGGCGTCGATGCCAGGAATTACGCCGGTGGTGGCCTGACCACCGGTACCCTGAAATGGTACGACTCCGGCGTCGGCACCAAGTGGTACGAACACATCCGCGGCGGCGCCTTCGGCTACGGGCTGTCGCTCAACATCCGCGAGGGATACAAATTCCTGATCGACAACTACGATCCTGGCGACGAGATCTACGTCTACGGCTTCAGCCGCGGCGCCTACACGGCCAGGAGCCTGGTGGGGCTGATCAGGAACTCGGGGCTGCTGGACCGGGAACAGATTCTCAAGATCCGGGACGATGATAACTACCCCTGCTGGCCGCGCCCGAACCTCGATCAGTTGAAAAAGATGAAAGCCGATGACGTTCCGCACATCATGGACGCCTACCAGCTTTACCGCAACCGGGACGGCAGCGCCGACACGGATTTCGCGGTGATCTTCAGGGGAAACTATGCCTACCCCGACGTGAAGATCAGGCTGCTCGGGGTCTGGGATACCGTCGGCGCCCTTGGTATCCCGTTCAAACTGTTCGAATCCTTCAACGCCGAACAGTACAAGTTTCACGACCAGGAACTAAGCGCCATCGTCGAGAACGCCTTTCACGCCATCGCCATAGACGAGCACAGGGAGAATTACGATGTGACGATCTGGAATCCCAAGCAGAAGGTGAACCAGGTCATGGAGCAGGTATGGTTTGCGGGTGCGCACGCCGATGTCGGCGGAGGGTACGAGGTGCCGGAGCATCCCCTTGCCGATGCAGCGCTGGCATGGATGCAGAAGAAGAGCCTGCTGAACGGAAGCGGGCTGACCTTCACGACGATGCAGCAGGTGGATGAAGAAAAGATCCAACAGGCGCGCCCGACAGACTCCTTTAACCAGTTCCTCGGCGGCGTGTACCGGATGTTGAAAGACCGGCACTACCGGATGATGGGGGCAACGGAGTACGGCAACGAATATTGCCACGAGATCTGCCGCCAGATGAAGGGGTACGCCCCCAGGAACAAGGGGTATGTCACGATAAAGTTCGAACTGCCTGCGTCACCCTGATGAGCGGCGGAGTCGCCGCAGCGCCGGTCTGAATAGAACGCCCGCCCCCTTGGGGGCGGGCGTTGTTGTTTTCTTTGCCGGTTGCGGCAGGAAACCGGTGATGGTGGAACGCACGCAGAAGGGCGCCGCGTTTACCGCTCCTCGACGGCGAGCATCTCGACCTCGAAGAAGACGTCCTGCCCGGCGGGAAGGGGCTCGCGGTAATCACGGGTCCTGCCGGGGAGGGAAAGGGAGACGTCCCCTCCCGCACCGGGGCCGAAATCGTAGGCGACGCCCGGGGCCCGGCCGGTCGAGAAGGCGAAGTGGGAGCCCAGGGGAAAGGGGAAGAGGTTCGCCTCTGCGCCCGGCACGCGTATCACCCGGTGATCCCCCCGGGCCATCCCCATGAGCCCCTGCTCGAGGGCGGGAGGAACGCGCCCCGTTCCCACCACGAACTCGAAGGTGTTGTGCTCGCCGACCAGGTAGACCCTGCCGTCATCGAGCCTGCACTTGTACCTGATATTGACCCTTTTGCCGGATTCGGTTTCCATGGGGCACCGCCTTTTTTGGGGGTTGGACCAGAAACCACACTATAGTAGCAAAGACATTAATTATTTCAAACACGACACCGGAAACCGCTCAGACCCCGATCCAGGCGGCCCCGAAGACGCCGGCGGAATCACCCAACTCGTTTTTCAGGACCGGCGTGCGCAGGTCGTTGTGAAAGACGTAGTGCCGCACCCGTTCCAGGCCGGCGTGGTAGAGCTCCTCGATGTTGGAAAGACCTCCTCCAAGGACCACGGCGTCGGGATCGAGGACCGAGATGAGGCCGCCCAGGCTGCGGCCGAAGTCGTCGAGGAAGGTGTTGAAGGCCAGGAGGGTACGCGCCTCGCCGCGGCGCGCTCCGGCCACGATCTCCTCCATGGTGAGGCTCACGCCGTTGCGCGCGAGATAGGCCGCCTCCACGCCGGACCCGCTGATCTTGGTCTCGATGCAGCCGCGGTTGCCGCAGTAGCAGGGGGACCCCGCGGGATCGATCGAGACATGCCCCCACTCGCCGCTGATACGGTGCGGCCCCTCGCGCACGATTCCGTCGATGCAGATCCCACCGCCGCAGCCGGTCCCCATGATCACCCCGAACGCCACCTGGTGCCCGACGCCCGCCCCCTTGCGGCACTCGGCCAGGGTGAAGCAGTCCGCGTCGTTGCGCACCCCGACCCTTCTCCCCAGGATTTTTTCCAGGTCGGCCGGGAAGGGACGCCCGATCAGGCAGACGGAGTTGGCGTTGCGCACGAGGCCAGTGACCGCATCCACCGAGCCGGGAATGCCCACACCGACGCTGTACGGCACCCCCTCCGGGAGTCGTGCCGCGAGGTCCCGCACCAGCTGAGCCACCGACTCCAGGACGGCCTGGTACCCCTCCGACAGCGGCGTGGAGCGGCGCTGTCGGGCCAGGACCGCGTCCAGAGGGTCGAGGAGCACCCCCTCCGTCTTGGTCCCCCCGAGGTCGATGCCGATACGATACAGGTCAGCGTCTGTCATGTGCACTCCCTAAAAAAGATAGGCCCCCGGGAACGGGGGCCATGCATTTGTCTTCCGCTGGTTCCCGCTCCTTGCGGGAGAGGGGATTGAGGGTGTCCGTGGCGGCAGGCGAAAGCTGGCCCCTACTCCCCGGACTCCGTCTCTTCCGGTTCCACCTTTTTCTCCTTGAAGAACACCACGAAGGCGCCGCTCCCCCCCATGTCGCTGGGAGCCTGCACGAACTCGGCGACCATCCCCTTGCCGTGCTCCCTGAGCCAGTTGGCCACGGCCACCCTCAGGACCGGCTCACCCGCAGAGTTGTTCCCCTTGCCCGTGATCACCAGCACACCCTTCTGCCCCCGGTTGTAGGCGCCCCTCACGAAACGCTCCAGGTTTTCCACCGCCTCGTCCCGGGTCAGCCCGTGCAGGTCGAGTTGCAGGTCGATCCTGATGCCGCCGCGGCGTACCTGGCGCAGCCGGTTCACCGCCCCCGGACGCGGAGCGGGCTCGTCGTCCTGCACCTGGTCGGAAAACCGGACATCAAGCCGCAGGGCCTCGAGCGCCTTCAGGAAAACCTCCTGGTCTTCCTCGTCACGCCGGGCCTTCGCCGTCTGCTGCGCCTTCACCTGCGCCACAGGCGCGGTCCCGGACAGACGCTTGATCCCCGCGACCGCCTCGAAGAACAACATCTCGTCGGAGAGCTCCTGTGCCGCAGCCGCGGGCTTCTCTTCCTTCTTCTTCGCCGGAGTCGAGGCCGCTGCACCCTGCAGCTGCAAAGAGGCGCCCTTGAGGGCCTTGAAGGGTGAGGCGGCGAATTCTTTCTGCTTGGGCTGCTGTTTCTCTTTGTCCTTCCTTTTCATAGGGCGGGCCCTTTCCTTTGCTTCAGCTCTGCCTGCGGCCCGATCCTGCGCAGTGACAGATGCGCGCTAGCACAACATGCTGTTTTTACTGGTATTTATTTCGAGAGGTGAGGTTTTTAGAAAGAGGAGATAAATTAGCCTGCTCCAATCGGCATGGTATACTACCAAGGTTTTGGGGCCCATGTCAACGAGGAGTGTCAATCAGCGTCAGGCAGCCGGGATATGCCGGCGCTCACGCGGGGGAAGGTGCATGGAAAGCTACGGCAACTACCCGAACAAATCCACCCGCAAAGACGGGATGGAAGACTCCGGCCTGGAGATCGCCTCGCTGCTGGTCAGATCCGGCTACCTGGCTGAGACCCAGCTGGCGTATGCCCAGCGGGTGAAGACCAAGCTGGTGACGCCGAGAACCCTGATCGCGGTGCTGCTCGAGCTGGGATTTTTCAGTCGGGGGCAGCTGCGGGAGACCCTGCGCAACAACATCGTGTCGGTGAAGCTGGGGGCCCTGCTGGTGGAGCTCGGCTACCTCAAACCCGCGGAACTGCAGGCCGCGCTCGGGATCCAGCGCGACGGGGACAACTGCAAGATGCTGGGCGAGATCCTCGTGGAGCAGCGTTTCATCGAGGAGTACACGCTGGCCGA
Encoded here:
- a CDS encoding PocR ligand-binding domain-containing protein; the encoded protein is MKYPIAELLDIPKLQTILDSLYEVSGIPSAIIDLEGKILTGSGWQDICTRFHRGNPATEKFCIESDQKITSGLQDQQRHVQITCPMGLTDTATPLIIEGEHLANIFTGQLFLQPPDRGRFQLQAQQYGFEEASYLLAMDRVPVISQDKLDQNLSFIANLTELLALQGLTQLRSLEVQECLRESEERVQQIITSAQEGIIVYDCGLRFQVWNRYMEQLSGHSAGDVIGKLPQEVFPMLEHSGVVERLRRVLAGDGVTSDEVELRLPGSGRTIWHSDTLAPLKNASGEIVGVIATVRDITERKQTEEQLRQALKMESVGRLAGGVAHDFNNMLTVIMGQAQLAQMKIAPGHPLWQPLEQIGTAAQRSSQITRQLLAFSRKEIIEPRPVDLNQLITEAQKTLLRLIEENITLHCLPGADLWPVKMDPSQVDQVLVNLAVNARDAMPNGGVLSIHTDNVHLSQKSCQYLHDAVPGDYVQLVVSDTGVGMEAEVLEHLFEPFYTTKGVGKGTGLGLATVYGIVRQNGGFINVYSEVGHGTSFKIFLPRTSGDAPAGTQRRCADVRIGSGTVLLVEDNDMVRRVTRSYLEELGYHVIVADTPRGGIDICNDRQNKIDLVLTDVIMPGMSGNEMVHEIKAHFPEVKVLFMSGYTADLVARSGVVEEGMHFIQKPFDISTLSVKIEDTFLCDD
- a CDS encoding MarR family winged helix-turn-helix transcriptional regulator; amino-acid sequence: METRNIATIISETRAGINRYLLQELKRLGIDGLAPSHGAILYHLFNNEEVTMKDLAKAVRRDKSTVTALVGKLVANGYVDKVSSTVDQRTVYVRLSQRGQALRPVFEEVSRNLIDQMWRGVDGAEQRELVRLLKKIRANLP
- a CDS encoding AAA family ATPase, whose protein sequence is MPDNLFIPSVDLRIGSLEEYNRRQKEKAASRHAKPKARPCITISREYGCTGYPTAELLRDILMRKTGEEWVLVDRAIIEEVAKRHNLSREILKTLGENNRLLSEILATFSSRWKSNYDYFLPLSQHVVALAEQGNVLILDLGGAIVARHLEHSYHFRIYGSERFKISTLARRLGIEEEEAEKLMHRQQKVRDRFTKDFLNQDGHDPALYDLLFNNDRCSSDRIAHTIAGFVLERLA
- a CDS encoding PilZ domain-containing protein; its protein translation is MEPNFYRTMVKASTEADCAEILGGFRDLVKRGPGVGVKLLNYYKGLPISYPATLVEVSGEILELDVHPQQAVALGISGRTCIKCGTFAHTLLAEVKDADVRRMMASLHNFSYVDLMVEQRASLRLELEPPADAEITIAGRKVAAKALDVSLGGFSALSSERSLLEKGDEVLLKVMIPNLLHNTVTPLELPATVVELAEADGGELCRFSIGSDPQIEGVLSRFIFQRQVDLIRELKEMSG
- a CDS encoding response regulator is translated as MKCLIIEDNEFLREGLMMFLQGVADIETAGNGREGVDLFSAALRQGPPFDLVLLDIVMPEMDGQQALRLMRKAEKEEGTAGRKSVIIMTTSLNSPANMEEAMWDGDCTDYLVKPVSRADLMAVLQRHGLL
- a CDS encoding NmrA family NAD(P)-binding protein yields the protein MSQSENAKAKVLITGATGFIGRRLVDALTAEGIPVRCLVRRPDAPFPPQVEVAQGDLLQRNSLLAPLRGIETAYYLVHAMAGERAGFERRDRQAAENFVAAAEMQGVKRVIYLGGLGEEGDQLSEHLASRLEVARILQRGAFQTTYLRAAVIIGAGGASFEMIRYLVERLPVMITPRWVSTKCQFIAVQDVIAYLVGCLKDPRTAGKTYDVGGPELLSYREMMEHFAAVEKKSIKIIPVPFLTPKLSSYWVWLITPVKPSISMPLIEGLGNEVICHDQEIRKILPIPLTGFEAAVRLALEEEGAERLEPSQETKQ
- a CDS encoding MTH1187 family thiamine-binding protein, with the translated sequence MKVMVDLCIVPLGVGVSLSSYIAACEKVLNDAGLKIALHSYGTNIEGEWDDVFAAIKRCHETVHAMGAPRITSTVKLGTRTDREQSMEDKIRSVKEKM
- a CDS encoding DUF2235 domain-containing protein, coding for MSKKLVMCFDGTWNKPDEKSDGRDTNTNVERLFVSIAGVDARNYAGGGLTTGTLKWYDSGVGTKWYEHIRGGAFGYGLSLNIREGYKFLIDNYDPGDEIYVYGFSRGAYTARSLVGLIRNSGLLDREQILKIRDDDNYPCWPRPNLDQLKKMKADDVPHIMDAYQLYRNRDGSADTDFAVIFRGNYAYPDVKIRLLGVWDTVGALGIPFKLFESFNAEQYKFHDQELSAIVENAFHAIAIDEHRENYDVTIWNPKQKVNQVMEQVWFAGAHADVGGGYEVPEHPLADAALAWMQKKSLLNGSGLTFTTMQQVDEEKIQQARPTDSFNQFLGGVYRMLKDRHYRMMGATEYGNEYCHEICRQMKGYAPRNKGYVTIKFELPASP
- a CDS encoding FKBP-type peptidyl-prolyl cis-trans isomerase — encoded protein: METESGKRVNIRYKCRLDDGRVYLVGEHNTFEFVVGTGRVPPALEQGLMGMARGDHRVIRVPGAEANLFPFPLGSHFAFSTGRAPGVAYDFGPGAGGDVSLSLPGRTRDYREPLPAGQDVFFEVEMLAVEER
- a CDS encoding ROK family protein, with amino-acid sequence MTDADLYRIGIDLGGTKTEGVLLDPLDAVLARQRRSTPLSEGYQAVLESVAQLVRDLAARLPEGVPYSVGVGIPGSVDAVTGLVRNANSVCLIGRPFPADLEKILGRRVGVRNDADCFTLAECRKGAGVGHQVAFGVIMGTGCGGGICIDGIVREGPHRISGEWGHVSIDPAGSPCYCGNRGCIETKISGSGVEAAYLARNGVSLTMEEIVAGARRGEARTLLAFNTFLDDFGRSLGGLISVLDPDAVVLGGGLSNIEELYHAGLERVRHYVFHNDLRTPVLKNELGDSAGVFGAAWIGV
- a CDS encoding Smr/MutS family protein, with protein sequence MKRKDKEKQQPKQKEFAASPFKALKGASLQLQGAAASTPAKKKEEKPAAAAQELSDEMLFFEAVAGIKRLSGTAPVAQVKAQQTAKARRDEEDQEVFLKALEALRLDVRFSDQVQDDEPAPRPGAVNRLRQVRRGGIRIDLQLDLHGLTRDEAVENLERFVRGAYNRGQKGVLVITGKGNNSAGEPVLRVAVANWLREHGKGMVAEFVQAPSDMGGSGAFVVFFKEKKVEPEETESGE